The proteins below are encoded in one region of Winogradskyella helgolandensis:
- a CDS encoding VOC family protein: MKVQAYLSFKGNCQEALKFYSELFDADIINRQTYEDKKIDVPSSYRDKLQHAELKGKNVYFMAYDVSPDTPLNSGNQCQMSIEASNTEEGKRLFEALSEGGQVHHNYREREWGYFGRCTDKFGIGWMVNHNQ, encoded by the coding sequence ATGAAAGTACAAGCATATTTATCGTTTAAAGGAAATTGTCAAGAAGCATTAAAATTTTATAGTGAATTATTTGACGCTGATATTATTAACCGTCAAACCTATGAAGACAAAAAAATAGATGTCCCGTCCTCTTATAGAGATAAACTTCAGCATGCTGAGTTGAAAGGGAAGAATGTTTATTTTATGGCTTATGATGTCTCACCAGACACACCTCTCAATAGCGGTAATCAATGCCAAATGAGTATTGAAGCCTCAAATACTGAAGAAGGGAAACGTCTATTTGAAGCCTTATCGGAAGGTGGGCAGGTACATCACAATTATCGCGAAAGGGAATGGGGGTATTTTGGCCGCTGTACTGATAAATTCGGAATAGGTTGGATGGTGAATCATAATCAATAA
- a CDS encoding phosphatase PAP2 family protein: MQNVIKIIIDTLKQLISKVFKKHNDQLPYIIISVIAILIVIGSANLFIELTENLHTTSLAQFDTTITEQILAYRNPTLTSYFVFITDVGDVYGYLLVFILCNVAFLLILKKWQYGVQLSVVILLALSSNIILKKVVNRSRPELEHLVSVETLSYPSGHAMTAMAFYGFLIYLFYHFKIHPILKFCIILLLIFLIFSIGISRIYLGVHFPSDIVGGFIAGFIWVILCALIFNFIRVYRKDPTV, encoded by the coding sequence ATGCAAAATGTAATTAAAATAATAATTGACACGCTTAAACAGCTCATATCTAAAGTGTTTAAAAAGCACAATGATCAATTACCTTACATAATAATTTCTGTTATTGCGATATTGATAGTTATTGGTAGCGCGAATTTATTTATTGAGTTAACAGAAAATTTACATACGACAAGCTTAGCCCAGTTCGATACAACCATTACAGAACAGATACTCGCTTACCGAAACCCAACACTTACCTCATATTTTGTTTTTATTACTGATGTTGGAGATGTTTACGGTTATCTATTAGTGTTTATCCTATGCAATGTGGCATTTCTGCTAATTTTAAAGAAATGGCAATACGGAGTACAACTTAGCGTCGTAATATTATTGGCATTAAGCTCTAATATCATTTTAAAAAAAGTAGTAAATAGATCTCGACCAGAACTAGAGCATTTAGTGTCTGTAGAAACACTGAGTTATCCTAGCGGACATGCCATGACAGCAATGGCTTTTTACGGTTTTTTAATCTATCTCTTTTACCATTTTAAAATCCATCCAATCCTGAAATTCTGTATTATACTACTTTTAATCTTTTTAATCTTTAGCATAGGCATTAGCAGAATATATCTTGGTGTACACTTTCCATCAGACATTGTTGGTGGTTTTATTGCCGGATTTATTTGGGTTATTCTGTGTGCTCTTATATTTAATTTTATTAGAGTTTACAGAAAAGATCCAACTGTTTAA
- a CDS encoding UDP-N-acetylmuramoyl-tripeptide--D-alanyl-D-alanine ligase encodes MNIDDLYLKFKSCTIISTDTRKLQQDCMYFALKGDNFDGNKFILNAFEGGAKFCVVDDVDALINDRCLFVDDVLIALQELATFHRNVIKIPIISLTGSNGKTTTKELINAVLATTYKVKATIGNLNNHIGVPLTLLSFSEDLDFGIVEMGANHLSEIDFLCGIAQPDYGLITNFGKAHLEGFGSVEGVIKAKTELYDYLKLHEKTVFINEDDEKQVLQIGNYTKTVTFGSSLTNDCTIAFESANPFVTLSHNDSKIESQLIGDYNYGNIAVAVAIGKHFKVTTNNIKHAIEGYQPDNNRSEIIEKGTTKTILDAYNANPTSMLAALKNIKQLQADNKYLFLGDMFELGSEAEKEHQFIVDFIESNFGKHVYVIGKNFYKTTTNNSTHKFSSFEDLKPILKDLNLTNSTVLIKGSRGMALERIMDYI; translated from the coding sequence ATGAACATAGACGATCTCTATCTAAAATTTAAAAGCTGTACAATCATCTCAACAGACACTAGAAAACTTCAGCAGGACTGCATGTATTTTGCGCTTAAAGGAGATAATTTTGATGGAAATAAATTTATACTAAACGCTTTTGAAGGAGGTGCTAAATTTTGTGTTGTAGATGATGTTGATGCATTGATAAATGATAGATGCCTATTTGTTGATGATGTACTGATTGCGTTACAAGAGTTGGCTACATTCCATAGAAATGTTATTAAAATACCTATTATATCTTTAACAGGTAGTAATGGAAAGACGACTACAAAAGAGCTTATTAATGCCGTATTAGCAACTACATATAAAGTAAAAGCAACCATTGGAAACCTAAACAACCATATTGGTGTGCCGTTAACATTATTAAGTTTTTCTGAAGATCTAGACTTTGGGATTGTTGAAATGGGCGCTAACCACCTAAGTGAAATAGATTTTTTATGTGGTATTGCACAGCCAGATTATGGTTTAATTACAAATTTTGGTAAAGCTCACTTAGAAGGTTTTGGTAGTGTCGAAGGAGTTATTAAAGCAAAGACAGAATTGTATGACTATTTAAAACTTCACGAAAAAACAGTTTTTATAAATGAAGATGACGAGAAGCAAGTTCTTCAAATTGGTAACTATACTAAAACAGTAACTTTTGGCAGTAGCTTAACGAATGATTGCACTATTGCTTTTGAAAGCGCGAATCCTTTTGTCACATTATCACATAATGATAGTAAAATTGAAAGTCAGCTTATAGGTGATTATAACTACGGAAATATAGCAGTTGCAGTGGCTATTGGAAAACATTTCAAAGTCACTACAAATAATATTAAACATGCTATTGAAGGTTATCAGCCAGATAATAACCGATCTGAGATTATTGAAAAAGGGACTACAAAAACAATTCTCGATGCTTACAACGCAAACCCTACGAGTATGCTGGCGGCGCTTAAAAACATAAAACAATTACAAGCAGACAACAAATATTTATTTCTCGGTGATATGTTTGAATTAGGATCCGAAGCAGAAAAAGAACATCAGTTCATTGTCGATTTTATTGAGTCTAATTTCGGAAAACACGTTTATGTTATTGGAAAAAACTTCTATAAAACCACTACAAACAATTCTACGCATAAGTTTTCAAGTTTCGAAGACTTAAAACCTATTTTAAAAGACCTTAATCTTACTAATTCTACGGTTTTAATCAAAGGCTCTCGTGGTATGGCTTTAGAACGAATTATGGATTATATTTAA
- the gldJ gene encoding gliding motility lipoprotein GldJ has product MDMKHVSNLKFLIAVTLCASIVSCNRSSNSGNVDSATGWKINDKKGGFQYNTQFKEQETPPGTAFVEGGTFTMGKVQDDPMHDWNNTPNQQHIQSFYMDETEVTNVNYLFYLDYLKNVYPPDDPNYALIYKGALPDTLVWRNRLGYNEMMTENYLRHPGYADYPVVGVSWIQAVEYANWRTDRVAELSLQEAGYIKRDAQYTDVSAESTFSTDTYINAPSQTYGGNTEVLEGGQRRQQVDADGNPINVYADRESGLIPVKYRLPTEAEWEYAALGMSELRQYNVYRGRKKYPWDGQYTRSGKRVNRGDQLANFKQGKGDYGGIAGWSDDGADITAEVRTYEPNDYGLYDMAGNVAEWVADVYRPIVDDEFNDFNYYRGNVYSKNAINEDGTVKIVTVDEIVYDTLSNGKIIARDLPGEIATIPVDEEETYLRTNFSQSDNRNFRDGDKRSSRYYRESFDESEGDKSTTSKMYNSPKHKVELDSTDGKMLREYDQSNSRTSLINDEVRVYKGGSWKDRAYWIDPAQRRYFPQDMATDYIGFRCAVSRVGSKSEAGGKRRN; this is encoded by the coding sequence ATGGATATGAAACATGTCTCAAACCTAAAATTTTTAATAGCAGTAACGCTTTGCGCCTCAATTGTGAGTTGTAATCGTTCTTCTAATTCTGGCAATGTAGATAGTGCCACAGGCTGGAAAATCAATGATAAAAAAGGTGGTTTTCAGTACAACACCCAATTTAAAGAGCAGGAAACTCCTCCGGGAACTGCATTTGTAGAAGGTGGAACCTTTACAATGGGTAAAGTACAAGATGACCCAATGCACGATTGGAATAATACGCCAAATCAGCAGCATATACAATCATTCTATATGGATGAAACTGAAGTAACTAATGTAAACTATTTGTTTTATTTAGATTATTTAAAAAATGTATATCCACCAGACGATCCTAACTATGCTTTAATATATAAAGGAGCACTTCCTGATACATTAGTATGGAGAAATCGTTTAGGTTATAACGAAATGATGACAGAAAACTATTTACGTCATCCGGGTTATGCAGATTATCCTGTAGTTGGTGTTAGTTGGATTCAAGCAGTTGAATACGCTAATTGGAGAACTGACCGTGTGGCAGAATTATCATTACAAGAAGCTGGATACATAAAAAGAGATGCACAATATACAGACGTAAGTGCTGAAAGTACATTTAGTACTGATACTTATATAAATGCTCCATCACAAACTTATGGTGGTAATACAGAAGTATTAGAAGGTGGACAACGTAGACAACAAGTGGATGCAGACGGAAATCCTATTAATGTTTACGCTGATAGAGAATCTGGATTAATTCCTGTAAAATATAGACTTCCTACCGAAGCTGAATGGGAATATGCTGCATTAGGTATGAGTGAATTACGTCAATACAACGTTTATAGAGGACGTAAAAAATATCCTTGGGATGGACAATATACAAGATCTGGTAAACGTGTAAATCGTGGAGATCAATTAGCTAACTTTAAGCAAGGTAAAGGTGATTACGGTGGAATCGCAGGTTGGTCTGATGATGGAGCTGATATTACTGCAGAAGTTAGAACATACGAGCCAAATGATTATGGTTTATATGATATGGCTGGTAATGTTGCTGAATGGGTAGCTGATGTTTACAGACCTATTGTAGATGATGAATTTAACGATTTTAATTACTATAGAGGTAATGTATATTCTAAAAATGCAATTAATGAAGATGGTACAGTAAAAATTGTAACTGTTGATGAAATTGTATACGATACGCTATCTAATGGTAAAATTATTGCTAGAGATTTACCTGGTGAGATTGCAACAATTCCTGTTGATGAAGAAGAAACGTATTTAAGAACTAACTTTAGTCAAAGTGACAACAGAAACTTTAGAGATGGTGATAAGCGTTCTTCACGTTATTACAGAGAAAGTTTTGACGAATCTGAAGGAGATAAAAGTACAACTAGTAAAATGTACAACTCTCCAAAACATAAAGTAGAATTAGATTCTACAGACGGAAAAATGCTTAGAGAATATGACCAATCTAATAGCAGAACATCTTTGATTAATGATGAAGTTAGAGTTTACAAAGGTGGTTCTTGGAAAGACAGAGCGTACTGGATTGATCCAGCACAACGTCGCTATTTCCCACAAGATATGGCAACTGATTATATTGGCTTTAGATGTGCTGTTTCAAGAGTAGGATCTAAGAGTGAAGCTGGAGGAAAAAGACGTAATTAA
- the porU gene encoding type IX secretion system sortase PorU, whose product MKNCYLISFLLFTVLCFGQQKQFNINWNDNIVLETGYNKIEVPAFDENHFNYDENIGLTFFAQWESNGSQIDENSVVLTNVAYETISSSELKDLNLELVPTSPKYKLYNTNARGLYGHYFELSPIIKDRGVFKKITSFTVNYTTGSSRLTNSVMGVTEITNSVLSSGQWYRFYIEDSGVFKLSKSFISGLGVNTNSIDPRTIKIYGNGGRMLPLENDENYPFDVVENAVKFVGEEDGSFDNADYILFYGEGPKTYSEESDTNLNLYTDKTYYYVNVSSGNGKRIQEMPTIDAAANIEIDTFQDYQFYEVDDYNLAKLGRRWFGDDFDIENQRSYEFKFPNLVTSIPVDFRIAVGSVSEVITSMSVTINGNQVTSLGLSAISPGSVLATAATYNQQQSITSDVITVDFDYSNNGNPSANAFLDYINIEATRNLRYEGEQLVFKNKDVIVTPGIAQYNVTNTTNLNEIWDITDRFNVSTVENSDNANVLSFKAQSGEERIYLAFSNNNVFVPKTDSRTTVANQNLKGTIFNNTEGQFEDIDYIILSPSIFLTQAERLAQINRDQYNLNVKVVDLQTIYNEFSTGSQDIAALRNFIKYVYDNASTPSKRLKYLCLFGDGSYDYKNRLSSNTNLVPSWYTNTSFSLVSSFVSDDFYAMLDDNEGGMATSDRMDIAVGRILAENVQRAKEMVDKVEAYYQPESYGSWRNNILLISDDVDEAWEKRLQQTTDDLGTTLDEEKPFLNVIKIHSDAFEQESSAAGNRYPKVNDAIKDAIEVGALVVNYFGHGGEDGIAKERIFDKIDSQEINNICKYNLFITVTCEYTKFDDPDRETAGEYTFWNTNGGAVALVTTTRQIIVSVGESLNKVLDDYLFAFGSNDYVSMAEALRLTKIDGNISGSSQKRLVFFIGDPAMKLAFAQPDIKLTKVNDVEITQPIDVLKALSYTKLAGEVVDTNGNILSNYNGTLTATVFDKEIARQTLANDGVTETDGELIIMDFTTLGETIFKGQASVVNGMFEFDFIVPKDIGIPVGNGKVSFYAQTANPTSDQAGSNFDIQIGGINENAPEDDIGPVINLYMNDENFVSGGITNESPILLAKLQDDNGINTASGIGHDITAIIDGDETNPIVLNNYYQADVDVYTNGTVSYPFRDLEPGLHTLTLKAWDVYNNSSTAEFQFMVFDEDEELIIDNVLNYPNPFVNYTEFWFNHNSSEPLDISVQIFTISGKLVRTLNGQTSADECCSKGSSSLSRNIVWDGRDDFGDKIGKGVYVYKLKVKSNRLNKQVEKIQKLVIL is encoded by the coding sequence ATGAAAAATTGCTATTTAATCTCTTTTCTCTTATTTACGGTGCTTTGTTTTGGGCAGCAGAAACAATTCAATATTAACTGGAATGACAATATAGTTTTAGAAACTGGTTATAATAAGATTGAAGTTCCTGCTTTTGATGAAAATCATTTTAATTATGATGAGAATATCGGTTTAACCTTTTTTGCGCAATGGGAAAGCAATGGAAGCCAAATCGATGAAAATTCTGTTGTACTTACAAATGTTGCTTATGAGACAATTTCTTCAAGCGAATTAAAAGATTTAAATCTAGAGCTTGTGCCAACGTCTCCTAAGTATAAGTTATATAATACCAACGCTAGAGGATTGTATGGTCATTATTTTGAATTAAGTCCTATTATTAAGGATAGAGGAGTTTTTAAGAAAATTACATCATTTACTGTAAATTATACTACAGGTTCTAGTCGTTTGACGAATAGTGTAATGGGCGTGACTGAAATTACAAATTCAGTTTTGAGCTCAGGGCAATGGTATCGATTTTATATTGAAGACTCAGGTGTATTTAAATTATCTAAGAGTTTTATTAGTGGTTTAGGTGTTAATACCAATTCTATTGATCCACGAACAATTAAAATCTATGGAAATGGTGGACGCATGTTACCATTAGAAAATGATGAAAATTATCCATTCGATGTTGTAGAAAATGCAGTAAAATTTGTTGGTGAGGAAGACGGAAGTTTTGATAATGCAGATTATATTCTTTTTTATGGTGAAGGACCTAAAACCTATAGCGAAGAAAGTGATACAAATTTAAACTTATACACAGACAAGACTTATTACTATGTAAATGTAAGTTCTGGTAATGGTAAGCGAATTCAAGAAATGCCCACCATTGATGCTGCTGCGAATATTGAAATTGATACGTTTCAAGATTATCAGTTTTATGAAGTTGATGACTATAATCTTGCAAAGTTGGGACGTCGTTGGTTTGGTGATGATTTTGATATTGAAAATCAAAGGTCTTATGAATTTAAATTTCCAAACTTAGTTACTAGTATTCCTGTAGATTTTAGAATAGCCGTTGGTTCTGTTTCTGAAGTAATAACATCTATGAGTGTTACAATTAATGGTAATCAGGTTACTAGTTTAGGGCTTAGCGCCATAAGTCCAGGCTCAGTTTTAGCAACTGCTGCGACTTATAATCAACAGCAGAGTATAACCTCGGATGTTATTACTGTTGATTTTGATTATAGTAATAATGGAAATCCATCAGCAAATGCGTTTCTAGATTATATAAATATTGAGGCTACCCGAAATTTAAGATATGAAGGTGAACAGTTAGTTTTTAAAAATAAAGACGTCATTGTAACACCCGGAATTGCACAATACAATGTTACCAATACAACTAATCTTAACGAAATCTGGGATATAACCGATCGCTTTAACGTGAGTACTGTTGAAAATTCAGACAATGCAAATGTGTTATCTTTTAAAGCACAGTCTGGTGAAGAGAGAATCTATTTAGCTTTTTCTAACAATAATGTATTTGTTCCAAAAACAGATTCTAGAACTACAGTTGCTAATCAAAATTTAAAAGGAACAATTTTCAATAATACGGAGGGTCAGTTTGAAGATATTGATTACATCATTTTATCTCCATCTATATTTTTAACACAAGCAGAACGATTAGCACAAATTAATAGAGATCAATATAATTTGAATGTAAAAGTGGTTGATCTTCAAACTATATACAATGAATTTAGTACCGGTAGTCAAGATATTGCAGCACTGCGTAATTTTATTAAATATGTATACGACAATGCGAGCACACCGAGTAAGCGTTTAAAATACCTTTGTTTATTTGGTGATGGCTCTTACGATTATAAAAACCGACTAAGTAGTAATACTAATTTAGTGCCTTCTTGGTATACCAATACCAGTTTTAGTTTAGTAAGTTCATTTGTTTCAGATGATTTCTACGCTATGTTAGATGATAATGAAGGCGGTATGGCTACTTCGGACCGGATGGATATTGCTGTAGGTAGAATTTTAGCGGAAAATGTGCAACGCGCTAAAGAAATGGTAGATAAAGTGGAAGCCTATTATCAGCCTGAATCCTATGGTAGTTGGAGGAATAATATTTTGCTTATCTCTGATGATGTGGATGAGGCATGGGAAAAAAGACTTCAGCAGACTACAGATGATTTAGGGACGACTTTAGATGAAGAAAAACCATTTTTAAATGTTATAAAAATACATTCGGATGCCTTTGAACAAGAATCTTCAGCAGCAGGAAATAGATATCCTAAAGTTAATGACGCTATAAAAGATGCTATTGAGGTTGGAGCTTTAGTAGTTAACTATTTCGGTCACGGCGGAGAAGATGGGATTGCTAAAGAACGAATTTTTGATAAAATAGATTCTCAAGAAATTAATAATATTTGCAAGTATAATTTGTTTATTACGGTAACTTGTGAATACACTAAGTTCGATGATCCAGACAGAGAAACAGCGGGTGAATATACCTTTTGGAACACAAATGGAGGCGCTGTTGCCTTAGTTACTACAACGCGACAAATAATCGTTTCTGTAGGTGAGTCGCTTAATAAAGTACTGGATGATTACTTATTTGCATTTGGTTCTAACGACTACGTGTCAATGGCAGAAGCATTACGATTAACAAAAATAGATGGTAATATTTCAGGTTCTAGTCAAAAGCGATTGGTATTCTTTATTGGAGATCCGGCAATGAAACTAGCTTTTGCGCAACCAGATATTAAATTAACTAAAGTAAACGATGTAGAAATCACCCAGCCTATCGATGTTCTAAAAGCTTTAAGTTATACAAAGTTAGCGGGTGAAGTTGTTGATACAAATGGTAATATATTATCTAATTATAATGGTACACTAACCGCTACCGTTTTTGATAAAGAAATTGCGCGTCAAACTTTAGCCAACGATGGAGTTACAGAAACGGATGGTGAGCTTATAATAATGGATTTTACAACTTTAGGAGAAACCATATTTAAAGGTCAAGCAAGTGTTGTGAATGGGATGTTTGAATTCGATTTTATTGTTCCAAAAGATATCGGAATTCCGGTTGGTAATGGAAAAGTGAGCTTTTATGCACAAACGGCTAATCCAACTTCAGATCAGGCAGGATCAAATTTTGATATTCAAATTGGTGGTATTAATGAAAATGCTCCAGAGGATGATATTGGACCTGTCATTAATTTATATATGAATGACGAAAACTTTGTTTCAGGTGGTATAACTAACGAGTCTCCAATTTTGTTAGCAAAGCTTCAAGATGACAATGGTATTAATACCGCAAGCGGTATAGGTCATGATATTACAGCCATTATAGATGGTGATGAAACTAACCCAATAGTTTTAAATAACTATTATCAAGCTGATGTTGATGTTTATACAAATGGAACAGTGTCCTATCCCTTTAGAGATTTAGAGCCTGGCTTACATACACTAACATTGAAGGCCTGGGATGTTTATAATAATTCTTCAACGGCAGAATTTCAGTTTATGGTTTTTGATGAAGACGAAGAATTAATTATTGATAATGTTTTAAATTATCCAAATCCATTTGTGAATTATACAGAGTTTTGGTTTAATCACAATAGTTCGGAACCTTTGGATATTTCTGTTCAAATTTTTACAATCAGTGGTAAATTGGTGAGAACTTTAAATGGCCAGACAAGTGCCGATGAGTGTTGTTCTAAAGGTTCTTCATCATTATCTAGAAATATTGTTTGGGATGGAAGAGACGATTTTGGGGATAAAATAGGAAAAGGAGTGTATGTCTATAAACTAAAAGTGAAATCTAACCGTTTAAATAAACAAGTCGAAAAAATTCAAAAACTTGTCATACTATAA
- the porV gene encoding type IX secretion system outer membrane channel protein PorV: protein MKKQIIALMALVTLSNAFAQDGTVIIPNSNDSRVITTGLPFMLIAPDARSASLGDMGVATSVDGFSQQYNPAKYVFSETKQGVGLTYTPYLTRLVNDISLSYITYFNRINEVSAFSASLKYFSLGEIVLTQDANDPGTAVKPNEFAIDGAYTLRLGDQFSMAVGLRYMRSALRIGQVDSNAQPGSTFGADITGYYQSEEEAYNDFNGRWRAGFAIQNLGPKFKYDDGGNDVFQPTNLRLGAGFDFIFDQYNTLSVTGEVTKYLVPTPPIYGKEYNYDDENGNGMYDEGEEYDNPNSDTDIIMEGQDPDVSFLNGVFQSFSDAPGGLSEELREFTWALSAEYTYQDSFSFRTGYFNEADDKGARKFFALGAGFKYTTINVDLSYLFSASKIQSPLENTLRFSLTFNFGDGEYDEY from the coding sequence ATGAAGAAACAGATTATAGCCTTAATGGCTCTTGTTACGCTAAGTAACGCTTTTGCCCAAGATGGTACTGTAATAATACCAAACTCTAATGATAGTAGAGTTATCACCACAGGTTTGCCTTTTATGTTAATTGCTCCAGATGCGAGATCGGCTTCATTAGGAGATATGGGAGTTGCAACATCTGTAGATGGATTTTCACAACAATACAATCCTGCAAAATATGTATTTTCTGAAACGAAGCAAGGGGTTGGTTTAACATATACTCCTTATTTAACACGATTGGTAAACGACATTTCATTAAGTTATATAACGTATTTTAATAGAATAAATGAAGTAAGTGCTTTTTCTGCAAGTCTTAAGTATTTTTCTTTAGGTGAAATTGTTTTAACTCAAGATGCTAATGATCCTGGTACTGCTGTAAAACCTAATGAATTTGCTATTGACGGTGCTTATACCTTGCGATTAGGAGATCAGTTTTCTATGGCTGTAGGCTTGCGTTATATGAGATCTGCATTAAGAATTGGACAAGTAGATTCTAATGCGCAACCTGGAAGTACTTTTGGTGCTGATATCACAGGGTATTACCAAAGTGAAGAAGAAGCATATAATGATTTTAATGGCCGTTGGAGAGCTGGTTTTGCAATTCAAAATTTAGGTCCAAAATTTAAGTATGATGATGGTGGTAACGATGTCTTTCAACCAACAAATCTGAGATTAGGAGCAGGTTTTGATTTTATATTTGATCAATATAATACACTGTCAGTAACAGGTGAAGTTACTAAATATTTGGTGCCTACACCTCCTATTTATGGTAAAGAGTACAACTACGATGATGAGAATGGAAATGGAATGTATGATGAAGGGGAAGAGTATGATAACCCTAATAGTGATACTGATATTATAATGGAAGGTCAAGATCCTGATGTTAGTTTTTTAAATGGTGTTTTTCAGTCATTTAGTGATGCGCCAGGCGGTCTTAGTGAAGAACTAAGAGAGTTTACTTGGGCATTGAGTGCAGAGTATACATATCAAGATAGCTTTTCTTTTAGAACAGGTTATTTTAATGAAGCAGATGATAAAGGTGCACGTAAGTTTTTTGCACTTGGAGCAGGATTTAAGTACACAACGATAAATGTAGATCTATCTTACTTATTCTCAGCGTCTAAAATTCAGAGTCCTTTAGAAAACACCTTACGTTTTTCTTTAACCTTTAATTTTGGTGATGGAGAATACGATGAATATTAA
- the cdd gene encoding cytidine deaminase, with translation MKEVKIETTLQVYDDINELPKAIQNLMNTAIEARENAYAPYSKFNVGAAILLDNSIVVIGSNQENACYPSGLCAERTAIYYAGAKYPKAKILKMAITASSQNQVTDKPIPPCGACRQSIAEYEIKQDQPIEIYFMGAQGKVVKSNSLANLLPLLFESSVL, from the coding sequence ATGAAGGAAGTCAAAATAGAAACCACATTACAAGTCTATGACGATATTAACGAGCTTCCTAAAGCGATTCAGAATTTAATGAATACTGCTATAGAAGCAAGAGAGAATGCTTATGCTCCTTACTCAAAATTTAATGTAGGAGCTGCTATTTTACTCGATAATAGTATTGTGGTTATTGGAAGTAATCAAGAAAATGCATGTTATCCTTCAGGTTTATGTGCAGAACGCACAGCTATTTATTATGCCGGAGCAAAATATCCTAAGGCAAAGATTTTAAAAATGGCTATCACAGCCTCATCTCAAAATCAAGTTACGGATAAACCAATTCCTCCATGTGGTGCATGCAGACAATCTATAGCAGAATACGAAATAAAACAAGATCAACCTATCGAAATTTACTTCATGGGAGCGCAAGGCAAGGTGGTAAAATCAAATTCGTTAGCTAATTTATTGCCGCTTCTTTTTGAAAGTTCAGTATTATAA
- the pdhA gene encoding pyruvate dehydrogenase (acetyl-transferring) E1 component subunit alpha: MQKITKEVYLKWYEDMLFWRKFEDKLAAVYIQQKVRGFLHLYNGQEAVLAGALHAMDLTKDKMITAYRNHVQPIGMGVDPKRVMAELFGKATGTSMGLGGSMHIFSKEFRFYGGHGIVGGQIPLGAGIAFGDKYHDKDAVTICCFGDGAARQGSLHETFNLAMLWNLPVVFVCENNGYAMGTSVARTANHTDIWKLGLGYDMPSGPVDGMNPIKVAEAFDEAIQRARKGGGPSFLEVKTYRYRGHSMSDAQHYRTKDEVAEYKKIDPITQVKDIILEKEYATEADLKAIDKDVKKRVSECEKFADESPYPEKNVMYDVVYEQEDYPFIDHKIK, translated from the coding sequence ATGCAAAAAATAACCAAAGAAGTTTACCTAAAGTGGTACGAGGACATGTTGTTCTGGCGTAAGTTTGAAGACAAACTTGCCGCAGTTTACATTCAACAAAAAGTTAGAGGATTCCTTCATTTATACAATGGACAAGAAGCTGTATTAGCAGGTGCTTTACATGCTATGGATTTAACTAAGGATAAAATGATTACAGCATATCGTAATCACGTTCAGCCTATAGGGATGGGAGTAGATCCAAAACGCGTTATGGCAGAATTGTTTGGGAAAGCAACAGGAACCTCAATGGGTCTTGGTGGATCTATGCATATTTTCTCTAAAGAATTTCGTTTCTATGGAGGTCACGGTATTGTAGGAGGTCAAATTCCATTAGGAGCAGGTATCGCATTTGGTGATAAATATCACGATAAGGATGCTGTAACCATTTGCTGTTTTGGTGATGGTGCGGCAAGACAAGGTTCGTTACATGAGACGTTTAATTTAGCAATGCTTTGGAATTTACCAGTAGTATTCGTTTGTGAAAACAATGGTTATGCTATGGGTACTTCAGTAGCACGTACCGCAAACCATACAGATATTTGGAAATTAGGTCTTGGTTATGATATGCCTTCAGGACCAGTAGATGGTATGAACCCTATTAAAGTTGCTGAAGCTTTTGACGAAGCTATTCAACGTGCAAGAAAAGGTGGTGGACCATCATTCTTAGAGGTTAAAACTTACCGTTATAGAGGTCATTCAATGTCTGATGCACAGCACTACAGAACAAAAGATGAGGTTGCTGAGTACAAAAAAATTGACCCAATTACACAAGTGAAAGATATTATTCTTGAAAAAGAATATGCTACCGAAGCAGACTTAAAAGCGATTGACAAGGATGTTAAGAAGCGCGTTTCGGAATGTGAGAAATTCGCAGATGAATCTCCATATCCAGAAAAGAATGTGATGTACGATGTTGTATATGAACAAGAAGATTACCCATTTATAGACCACAAAATTAAGTAA